The following is a genomic window from Parus major isolate Abel chromosome 14, Parus_major1.1, whole genome shotgun sequence.
AGTGCAAAAATGCAACACTGTCTGGTCCAGTGGAATTAAATAGAGTCTGGATTATAATTACCCAGGTATACTGGAATGTGTTCCTTGGGAAGTACTGGGGGAAGAGTGAAGTTTTCCTGGGCTCTTTGAGGGAGATCGAAGTCAAATGAAAGCCTGGAGATGAAGTCTGGGGTTTTGTTCTCTTGAGATGTGATAAAATCAGAAAGCGGCATtctccagtttttattttcaccacATCAAAAGTTTCAGGTTTTTCAAATTAACTTTTTCAATCAGCCCTTGAACTGTGGGGCTCttgaaaagagatgaaattttATTACACCTTTAACAGTGTCTGTTATCTTAAGACAGTAGGGTTAAAATCCAAGTGGTCATTGGAGAAGTGTCTTTTCTAACACAACAGTATTGAAATACTTAAGTCTGAGGATACTGCCTGGTTGTAGTTTAGACTGCAGTTATCTCCAGTTTTAAGGACAATCTTGGGATCttaggtggtttttttttgtgtagaaTTATTGAGTCTTTAAATAGTATAAAtatttagtttgaaaaaaaaaaaagtggaaggCTCTCTGAACTCAGTGTCATataagttttcttttgtttcacgAAAATCAGGAGCTGTCTTTAAAGGCTTCTTAATGAACAGAGGCTTTAAAGGGCTAAATAGATCTTACTGTCCAGATTGCCTAAATGACTGTCAGAAGGAactctttccattttcagagCATAAATGCTAAGGGCTAAAATGCTTTCCAGGGCTAATTTGAGGTTCCAGAGACATacaatgtttaaaaaacaactagttgttttcctttcaattcATGGactctaaaataatttttacaaatgGCTGAACCAGTTGCAGATGTCAGTGTTCCTATATGGCTTAGATTTTCAGTATTCAGATTGGATAAGAGCACACTAGAGAAGGCAGTACTTACCCTCCACTTTATTATTACCTTTGCTGAAATCTAACAACTTTTTATGGACAGCACTGGCAGTAAAAAAGCTTTGAGGGAGATTCTGCCCCAGGAAATTGTCACAGAATATTTCTTTGCAATTTAGTTGATCTTTACTTTAGCAACGTCTACCAAGGCATAAACTTCTCAGAAGTTCAGTATAGATACTGAATAGATAGCTCAGAATAGATACTGCTGCAAATACAACTTTCTGGACACATCAGAGGGTTCTCTTAAGGATGTTGTGTCTTAAAAACTACCATAATGAGAGAAACTTTGAGAAGTTATTTTGCTACTTTGGGGGTGAGTGGAAGGGGGAAGAGGTTCTGTGTCAGTGCTCTTCCTTGCCTTAGAAAGCTGAGACTAAATTTTGACCTAAGACCTGTTGTGATTTTGAGGCCTCATCATCTGAAATGAGTaaagaataaatgtatttactgTACATGATTCTTGCTACTTCTGAAGATTTTCCAAAAGCTTATGCACAGCTTTACTCATGTTAACTTGCCTCGTGTACTTGCTAGAATGAAGCAAAGTGCCAAGGCACTCTTAAAAGGAATGTTGCCAACCTCTCTACCTGGAACTGAAAGAAGATCACCAAACTGAAGAAGTATCAAATGGCAGCTTTTTCCACCTGCTTCTCTCTTTACCTCAACCtagttataaaaaaaatctacttcCTATGCACTCTTTAGGACCACCTACCCAATTCAAcaaatgttggttttttttttaccttttcctccAGATCACTGGTCTCAAAATTAGTTGTGCATCAGCTGTTTGTGCTTATAACCGAGTGGCCATACTTGCAACATGTTATTTCCTGGATAGTGGATTAGCAATAACACTTTATTTTGTGCCAATTCATTATCTCTGAAGTGTTCTTACTGCAGCAAAATTTGagttttgatttggttttaatGTATTTGCATTAAGCAAAACTCATAGCACAGGCACAGACAAGAAACTGAATTCAGGGaaatttccctgggaaaaaatcTGCTAGGGCTTCCCAAATAATTTGAAGGTGGTTACAGTTAACCGTCACTTTCAAAACTAACAAATTAAATGTGtgtgggtatttttttaacttctttttcatAACACTAGTGTATTGTAAACTGCATGGAATAaacctgttttttcccttttaaagtGTGATGTCTTATATCTGTCTTTTCTAAATGCACTAATTGATATTAATAGTGTCATATCCTGTGATAATTCCTAGTTTAGCACTTCAGATGTAAAATGTAGTTGCATATTTGTGCAGTGATTTAAAGCATTAACACTTTCTCCTTTGTAAAGATACATCCTTTACTGCTTCCCCAAAGATTGTCACAAAAAAAGTTAGGCCTATTCAGATATATATCAGTTGGGAaatcattttctttgcagttgcTATGACTTACTGATCATTATAGGAGGAAATAGTTGTCTCATGTATGGGTATATAATCACATGAAAAAGTTTCAGCTAATCACTTTGCATACCTTTCCTTTTGCACAACTCAAAAACCACCCTAACATCAAAGATTCTAGAATCTACTACTTCGCTTTTTAATATAAGTGTTTCCTTTGTTTGAAAAACTAAGCTAATGGAAATTGATGCTTTGCAATAAGGCAAACATATAATAAATTTCAAGGATAGAAATGGCTGAAGGaagtaaattatttaagtaCAAAGAACAAGTTGTTGAAATTATCCAGGAAGTTTGACAGCTGTGTCCTCTACACCTATGGAAAAGTTCATAATTGAGTATTAGTATTGAGAAGACCACTGGACAGCTCTTATTTTCCAAATTGCTATTAAGAATTTGAGAAGCTAAGAcccaagattttaaaattcttaaaggCTCTGTAGTTACATATGAGGTGAATTTCGTCTTAACAATTTAATCAGTTGTAAGTGCAAAGcacattcttttattttgtcgTATATCCAGCAACTTCAGTGAAACTGTGTTACTTTACTAAATAAATCTGCTGCATTTAATTGCATTTGAATTTTACTAAAATAAGTGCTAAGGACAAACATTGCTGTAGTAATCAAGTACAGCAATTGTACTAATTAAGTAATCAATATGTGCATCTGTATTATCATCAGACTGTCCTACTAAAAGTATTGGCACTTTAGAGTCAGCCAGCGTGACTTTCAATCCAGATTCCTAGTCGACATATCTGTTGCTTCAAGTTTTTTCACCTGTTAGGAAAAGTGAGAGCATAAAAGGGACAAGTGTCTACCCTGAACCAACCAGGTTATAAAGGGGACAGAAACGACTAAGTCATTAGCAACCTGTTTGGATCTTTTGTAACATTTAGGGTTCATTTGGCAttagttttcctttcagtgggaagtttcacttcagaaagatgaaaatgatCCTGCAGATTCACCTTTTAGAGTGCTGTTCATCTTTCAGTGTGCTGGAGTCTTACCTGGTAGTCATTTACACATGGTCTGTATGTATGTGACATCCTCAGAGATTAACGTGTACAATTTCATGAGCGAGATCCTGTAAGACAAGTTTTAATAGTTTGCACTGCTTTTCATAATGCCACTAATTCTGTGGAAAGTTACACAGGGAAGTATGTCTTTATCCTGGTCTATGGTGGGCATTTGATACTGATGAAGTTTTCCTAGGTAGAATGATCTTCAGCAAATGTTTTGATTAGGGCTGATTGGAATCTACGTAATTTTTTATTGAAACAGTCAATTCTAGCGTTCCAAAGAAACCATTTTGAACTTCAACAATACTACACAGAACATCATTCACGTAACATTGACACAAACTAGCACCAAGGCATAGCTAGGCAGAGGTTTCAGGATTAAACTTCCGTTTCAGTAAGAAAGAGAAGTTCAAGATGAGAATAGAATGTGATTCACACTCTACTTGCCACTAAAAATGCGTTCTTCGAAACCCAAACAGCAGCCCTCCTCCCACCCCCCCCCCGCCCCAAGGAAACCAAACCGAACCAAACTAACAAAGCAATGGGAAACAAAAACCAGGCCACAAATCCCGCAAAGGTCAGTGCAAGTAGCGTGGCCGGGAGGAAAGCTGCGGCCCGCCCTCCGTGCCGCCTGCGGCCCTCTGATAGGCCGGTCTGCCCGCCCCGCATCGGCCCCTCCTCCAATGGGGCTCGGCCGGCCACAGGAGGCGGGGCTCGGCCTGCCTTGAGTTCGGCCCGCCAGACCTGCGCGCGCCCGCCGACGGACCAGGCGCTCCTAAGTCGCAGGCGACTCCCACAGCGCCAGAGGTAAAAATTGATTCAGCTTTCCGCCGGAGCTGGTGGGAGCGAGAGGCACGAGGAGGTGATCGGCTTTGGGATAGCCCCGCGTGGATTTTTTCCGGTGCTTCTTACTCAGGCATTGTTGGGGGCACCGCTGGGTCCTGTGTCGAGAGGATGCGAAAAGCGTGACGATAGGCTCACAGACGGATCGGGCCGAGGGACAGAATAGCCCTTTCGCGCTCCGCGCCGAGGCGAGAGGGAGGGAAACTCCGGAGTGGAGACAAAGCAGCGGGAGCGGGAACATCCGGGTCACTCGCGCGGCCTCGATCCGGGACAcgcgcggcggcggcggctctCGGTGAGGCCCGGCCGGGAGTGGGGCCGCGGTGGCCCCGGGGTcggggagcggagcggggctgggccgggctAGCGTCCCTCGCCTGTGACGGGTCGGGGCGGCACCGACGGCCATGGGTGTGCGGCCCCGGCTGCCCCTGCCTTTTGACTCGGCCGGCCGGCGTAGCGCTGCTCGCCCGAGGCTCTGAGCACCCCGCAGGTCCCGGTAGTGGCGGGCGGAGGTCGCCGAGCAGGGCGTGGAGCCGCTGGGCCTGCGCGAGCCGGTCCCGCCCCGCCGGGTATCTGCCCGGGAACGGCGGGCGGGCCCGTGGTGCCCCGTGCAGGCCTTGGGCGCTGTCCCGGCCCCTCGCGGGGCCGACGGGACCAGCGGCCCTCCGCGATGGCGAGCAGTGCTCGGCCCTGTCCGGTTACTTGGCCATCGAACACCGATCCCATTGCCGCGCGGCATCTTCTGTTGTTTAACGTGCGACTCCGGTCGGCCTCTTCTACCTTTCTCTTGCCTCAAGCAGAGACTTTCTATCCTAGTCCAGAGCTAGCGTGCTTCGATTAAAGCTCAGTCTGTGGCTTTCTCcacctttctgaaaaataaagtttgtaTAGTTCGGGGCAAACGACTTAGataataatttcttcctgtgtcAGTATTTAACCTGCAAAGTAAAAATGGAAGGCTAGCAGTCTTAAcgttttgggttttttttcttgctgcttggGAATCAGTAAGTCGTATGGAAAGTTCTTGAACCTCAACGAGCATATTGTTGATGTGTTTAAAGTTGTCTGTGGCACGGGAACGATTCTTTGCAGGACGTGCATTTTGTGTGTGAAAGGAGATTGTTCCACCCCATCGGAAGGTGTGAAGGGGTAAGGTAATGGGACACAAAAATTTGCATCTGTGATACCgtgatggttttattttgtcttttttctaaAGTAAGCAGTAACAGCGGCAAAGGCAAGCTACTGAGTAAATTTGGAAGTTTCTGTTTACTTTCTGAGTTGATGGCAGTAAAAGGGACGTTACTACCTATTAATGGCGGGGGTAAGTTTGGGGAATTAAAACGTGAAGACTGATCTCTTCGACTTTTGTGGCATGTGCAAAATAAGATTGGCTAGACTTCCTCTGGTGCAAAAATCTTTCTGGTAATGTAGTAGATTAATAGTTTGGGATATAGAGAGTATATAGTGACAGTTTGTTAGCAGATTGCTTTTGAGGGGAGGTTTAACTCATGGGATCTTAGTTTTTGAAATGGGCTTTGAGTCTTATTGtctaatctttattttctggtaGACTGATGAGGCTTTAGACTCTCGTCTGTTCTCCTCAGTGTAACTGAAGTCTGTGGAAACCATATATGTGAAGCCTGTCATCTCTCATATACTCTGAAACGTTTCAGTGCTTAACTGAAGTTAAATGCCTCGAGATTTGGAAAGCTGTTTGTAGAGCATTagaaaaatccttattttaCTAGGGCACAGTATATTGTGTACCATAAGCAAGTAGGATGCATGGCCtgaaaattcaggatttttccAATTACATGCAAAGTTACTTGATTAGTGATGTTCTGCAGAAGATACACTGTTTATTTACCCAATGAGAAACTCACATTTCCCTTGAGGTGCATGTTATAATTAATTGGCTGTTAGCCACAGGAAATggaataaatgtatttgaaagCATCCTGTAATGTGTCTTTTGGCAGAAAAAGTAACTGAGTTTAGTGAACTGTGTAAGAATATTTGGATGGTTTATAAGCACATAGGGTTTTCTCGAGCTAGGATGGGAAAGTTCATATTAGTGCAGTGGACTACCAGATACCAAAAGCACAGCTGAAATTCTGCTGTATACTCAGTTCATTTACATCTCTTGCAAGTCTGTGGGCTCACAGCATATTAAAACTTGCTCCCTGTATGATTTGGTTAAGGGAGAAGTTTTTTCGTTgtcttttggtttttggttggttttgttggattttttttcgGTTCCACTGGTGTTTTTTTCAATGGCTCTGCATCTCCTGCTTGTGAGCAGACTAAAATCTGAAGTTACGTGTACACATTCACTAATTCCTGCAGTTCTTCTGCCATAATTAAGATACAGGTGTATGTGCTAGGATCACTAGAGGAAAATTGGACTGAATATaggaatatttttgtgtatgtgtatgttCACTGTGTGTGAATTGTcccttttaaaatgctttatctGATATTAATTTAATTGCTACTTTGTTGGTGAATTAGTGAATATGGCCATCCAGGCAAAACTGAATTGCTTAAAAGGTTGaagaatgtatttaaaatacctgTTGTCCTAGGAACTGCATAAATTGCTTAATCTGGTGTTTTTAAAACTCTACAATTCATATGCTTATAATAGTAGTAGACCACAGTACCTTATAAATAATCAACATATTGAGAGGATGTgaaatttttcataattcttAAGCAGTGTATAAGTGTTTGTTTTAATGGAGTGGTAACACTGCTTTCATTCATTCTGTGTGCTTGTTAAGTGGAAGCATTCTACTATTCTGCTGTCAAAAAGTCTCGTTAGGTACATGTGGAGTTGAGAACAAATTGGCCTGACTTCTCCCACTGCCAATTGTCAgttcttatttaaaatgtgtagaAGTGCAGTTATGAGGAGGATTAAAAACCTTCATTGGAATTTGACCCTGTGGCTAGTGAAACCCTTAGTTTAGACACAGTTtgacaatgaaaaataaactctcgCTTTGAGTACTGTTCTGGGTGAATGGAGAATCCTCTCTCCTGAATTTGAAAGCACCACTCGTGTGATCATCCTGTCTAGAACTGTTGTTTGGTATCATGCAGTAGCGAATGACCTGTGCTCTGCacattttctctgcagtcaTGGTCATCATGCTTGGCTGTTATTAAGGCAGTGGAGATGCGGAAATATTCTTCAGTTTATACGGGAATTGAAAATCTAGTGGAATTATTTGGTTGCTCTTCCATAGCTGAATTCTGTGTTGCTGCCTGTTCCTGTTGTTGTCTACAAGTTTTATGATGGCATCATTGCAAAACTGAGATGACTTTGTTAGATTATATGCCCATGTTGCTTTTGTGTGGAATACTGACTTTCAATGGGAATTTACCCAAAAAGTAATATTTCTTATTCCCGTTTGCCAGAAATGGGAGTAATGCAGGTGTTTGCCTACAGAAGAAACTTGCCATACCTGATGTGGTGTAGGAAGGAGATAAACAGAGTGTGTGTCACAAATAGGAAGTCTGAGCATGTTTTCCATTACTAATAGCGTCTCTGTTGTCAAGCTACTGTCAAAGTTGCTTCTGAGATGGGGCTCAAATATAAAGCAATAAGGTAAGAATGGAATTTTGTAGGTCAAGTCCAGTAACAAAGAGCTTGATGGCATGGGGAAGCTTGATGTTATTCCTGATGATAAATTCTGCAGGCGGTGCAGAAACATGCATCTAGGTTATTGAAGTGAAAATGAGAGGTCAAAAGAATTCTTGAGTGATCAGGGCTTGTGAACACATAATGTATTGTTTCTGCTGTAGGTAAAAGTATATGCTAACAGCAATTACTTTGGTTTTAGAGGGACTCTGAATATGTCGGGCATAGCTCTTAGCAGACTtgcacaggagagaaaagcctggagaaaagatCATCCATTTGTAAGTATGAAAACCACCCAATTGCTTACTCTGGAGTTGTTTCAGTGTTCtggtgatgattttttttttcattactctgatagttttttttaaaaaaaaaataaaattaatatctttaaattaaaaaaagctatttGAAACCATGTAGTGCAAAAAGAAGTGACTTTGtgtaaagataaaatatatCATGAAGTATTTTAAGTATATCTTGTAAAATCTACACCCTATGTCTTTTTGCCTTAATTCAGGGATTTGTAGCAGTACCTACAAAAAATCCAGATGGCACAATGAACCTAATGAACTGGGAGTGTGCTATTCCAGGAAAGAAAGGGGTAAGAAGAGTCTTGTATTGAACAAACACAGGAGGGtatcttctgcttcttcttgcTTCTTCTGAAATACTACTATTAATTATTTGGGGGTTTCAATTCTTGCTTTCTTGTCTTTGGTGTGGGACTTTTATGCCTTGCCTTTTATACTGCCTTTTGCAAATTTGCTTAAATATCCTTATGATCTCGTTTCTTAGATTCCAGCGCTCTGTGTGTTGGCAGAACCTGCAGGGTCTGTGATGCTGTCTTAGTTGAATGCTGAACATAGCATTGCTGTTACAGTTGCAACTTAGTTTTGCTAGTTATCTGCAAACAGCATTAGTTAGTTCTTAAAGGAGCACCGACAAATAATCTAACGCAGCGTAAGGAAAAACTCATCCCCTTGTGTTCTGCCAAGACAAGATTATCCCCCATAACAGTTTATGTACCTTATTGAGATGTCACCTTTAAATAATTAGGTAAAATTTTTTATGCCATACAAAATCTTCATGATACTGCTTTGAAGTTTTGTAAGCCACAGAATGGAGAAAACAAGGACTTAAAGCCAGCTTTCATGTATAGTAGAAAATGTGTCACACCCAGGAAGTATCCATTCTGCCACTGTGATTCCtgctcattaaaaaattatatttaaaaagaagcaggatTACTTACTCATCTCTACCAGACCAAGCAGGTGCTCTCTATTGCCTTTGTGTTTGGAGGCATCCTATACTaagcagctgctttccctgaGATGAGTAGTTGAAACCATCAAAATGCTTGCTTGTCAGCCACATGAAATACTGAAGTGGTGTTAGTCCTGGGTTGGATACTCCGTTCACTCATCAAATCACTGTTAACTACCTAAAATTTGACTGAAAAAACATCTGCAACTAGTCCCATAATGCAATATGGTCTTGATGATAATGGTGTCATATTAGCCTTAGTAAGGCTTGTGAGTGTCTGCTATCTTTCACCCATAAGGTATATTGCTCTatcagaaacatgaaaaaaattttgcCAACTGTTCTATTCTTCTGTGTAAATTATTAAAAGCTATGTCTTCCTCTGTTcctgaaagcaaacaaaatagGTAGTTTATTCTATCAAAAAACTCATATTTCCTAAAAAGGAACTGCTCTGCGAAGGTATGGAGAATAGATTTTTCTTGTTGTTAACTGACTACAGCAATTTAGAACAAGTTCTTTAAATACACTCTAGCAAATATAATCAAATTCATTCACTTCTGGAAATAGATTATCTTATTAATTCCTAGaatgattttcttccttttctagcttgagATTTTGCATAATGAATACCAATGACGATGGagtgattttctcttttcatgtgtgttttttgggtgttttgttttgattttcattcaGCTAAAAACCACATAATTCAGCTAGGACCCAGCATTAACTTTCATTGCAGTGTTTCCATAGCAAAGGCAAGTTACAGAGAAGTAGCAGAGAAGTGCATTTTACAGCTACAAGAATCTTTCCTGTATTTCTACACCTCTTAGCAGAGCTCAGTTTGTCAGAAGATAGgcttttttcttatgttttgtATATTTGagacagtctttttttttttctctggtgctagattttgttttggtgttttttgtttgtttatatgaCCCTTTTGAGTAGTGCTGTCTTACTTGGTTTGCTCTGTGTCTGCTCCTATGAGTGCTCTTGCCAGTTTTGGATAGGGATAAAGAGCTTCTTAAAGTTTCTTCTTATACAGAAAGATGGAATCTGTGAGACTACAGTCTACCAAATGCAAACAGACTAGTGAATTTCACGAACTGTAATAGTACTACACTCCTGTCTGCGTTTTTAGttaatttgtgcttttattAGCCACATTCTCATAAAGCACAAGAGAAGCCATTTACATTTACACACTTAAGGGGTGTATCCATATCCTATCTTCTCAAACATAAGTAGGGGTACAACACCCTTTTCCTCACTGTATGTGTATCATGTAAATCTTGAGAACTATTCTGCTCTTACATAGTgtgaaaattttacttttatgtGGAATTACTGGTGATGATCCTGGCTGTGTTGATGACTCAGCATCACTTACTAGCTATAATGAAGAAAGAAGCCCCTTCCTTTCCACTTCACTTTCCTATCCTGTATAGGTAGGATAGCTTACCATGGTCTAGACAgtgtgctgcagtgcaggacAGCTATTTTCTATTGTGTAGCAGAAGAATGTCATATGCTTTGTCTGAGAAACTGTATTCTTGGTAAGCATTTTTCCGTAATTTTGACTTTTCCTCGCTGTAACTGAAACTCTACATTAACTTTTTTATAGACACCCTGGGAAGGAGGCTTATTTAAACTACGGATGCTTTTCAAGGATGACTACCCTTCTTCACCCCCAAAATGTAAGTAAAGTCACTGAAAACCACAGATTTATTAGAACAGTGTTGAATTAATCCATGGAGTTCTTacaaattattattactgtcttacagttttgtttgattttgttttgttttttaaagacacaTTGCTTCTTCTTTTGTGCCCACCCACTTTACATTCAGAAAGTTGTGATGAAATCAGCTAAGTGCTCGATATATCAAaactgggaggggagggagatCGGTTTGTAAGTTCCCTCAAAGTGTGACAAAAGCATCACTTAAAATGCTCACTCCGTTATCAACACTTTGTGGAAACTAATATGTGGGCATGCTTAGACTAAATCCCTGTGTTCTTACTGCTAAGTTGGTCTTCTAAGCTAAGAACTCAGAAGACAGGAACTAGGAAAAAAGAGTTCTATAGCTTGAACCTTTTAATCAACTTTTAATCAAGCTCTAAAGTAttaatctgttctttttctgctaCTAACAGATTTCCAAATACCTAGTTTCCTTATAAAGTTTTTGAACTGAATTTTCCTTATACCATCTCAAACCTACCTATTACAGAAACCTGAAAACGTCTATTGCACCATTTCTTGGTTCTCAAATTGGAATCAAAATCTCAAACCAATGACAGTGATTACAAATAGCTCTTTTGACAGCGATTTGTCTCTCATCACATTACCATTTTTCAGCTCTAGCAGTTCCTGGCTACTTCTTTTGTTTGATACCACCTAAATACATGTAACACAGGGGGAACATCTCttttaactgaaaacatttcacattattttcttgaaaaataccAGCTTTCACATCCTGACAGTGTTAAAGGAATTGTCATGGCTTAAAATAATATGTATATGTGACTGATAAGATGCCCTAACAGTGCAGCTTCTGAAGTACCATTGAACTTGATAGGGCAGCAAGACTGTTACGTCTTGTGAATATTTGTGATGTCAGGTGGATTAGAAAACTGCACTAACATGTAGATATTTCATGTATTGCAAAAGGAGTGTTCATAACTTTACCCAAGATGCTGGCTGTTGCATGTAAGTCCCATGAAGATTAGAAGCAATGCCAGAATACAGATTTTGCGGAAGAAGGAAAGTTGCACAAGCCTTCAGTCAGTCTTGTAATTTAAACTTGGTTCCTCTTGTTCAGTGCATCTTGGTTATACATAGGAaaatatgaaactgaaaaaaatgctagGAACTTAAGTCTTCCTTGTATGAAACttccattattttaaagtgaGGAGAGAAAAGATGAATGAAGGGTAGAATCTTTCTTTTACATAGTAGTATGTGAGGctgaaaagacagaatttttttaaaaggtcttTATTGCAAAGCTACTAGAATTACTTTGTCAGTTTCCATTCCTAAACCAAAATATTATCAGTCAAAAAGACAATGTTAGATTGCCTGAACTGATATCACAGATGTCATGAGTTTCTGTTTTAGTTGTGGGCTGAGCCAAGAAGAAAACTGATATTAATAGCTCCAGAAATCTGTGGGGTGTTATTTGGGGGTTGGGGGTCTTTTGCCAGTGTtcatttggggatttgggggttttgttttcccctaCTGATCTAGCCCAACTCTCTGATCTTCCTCTTAACACTATATGCAAGtaatttcctcttcttcatcaGGTAAATTTGAACCACCGTTATTCCACCCAAATGTGTATCCTTCAGGCACCGTGTGTCTCTCCATCTTAGAGGAGGATAAGGACTGGCGGCCAGCAATCA
Proteins encoded in this region:
- the UBE2I gene encoding SUMO-conjugating enzyme UBC9, giving the protein MSGIALSRLAQERKAWRKDHPFGFVAVPTKNPDGTMNLMNWECAIPGKKGTPWEGGLFKLRMLFKDDYPSSPPKCKFEPPLFHPNVYPSGTVCLSILEEDKDWRPAITIKQILLGIQELLNEPNIQDPAQAEAYTIYCQNRVEYEKRVRAQAKKFAPS